In the genome of Hymenobacter taeanensis, one region contains:
- a CDS encoding ExbD/TolR family protein, with protein MDLSRRRKLSSHVETSSMNDIMFFLMLFFLIVSTMVNPNVIKLMLPNARSGKQAMKQPITVSVDAAGQYFIDRQLTTPTELEAELARRVEGLESPTAVLRVDASLNVQKLVDILEIGNRLKIRMVMATQAQQASGK; from the coding sequence ATGGACCTTAGCCGGCGCCGTAAGCTTTCTTCTCACGTCGAGACCAGCTCGATGAACGACATCATGTTCTTTCTGATGTTGTTCTTCCTGATTGTGTCAACGATGGTAAACCCAAACGTTATCAAGCTCATGCTGCCCAATGCCCGTTCGGGCAAGCAGGCCATGAAGCAGCCCATCACGGTATCGGTAGATGCCGCCGGGCAGTACTTCATCGACCGTCAGCTGACTACGCCTACTGAACTGGAAGCCGAACTGGCACGCCGGGTTGAAGGGTTGGAAAGCCCCACTGCCGTACTACGCGTAGATGCTTCCCTGAACGTGCAGAAGCTGGTTGATATCCTCGAAATTGGCAACCGCCTCAAAATTAGAATGGTAATGGCCACCCAGGCCCAGCAAGCCTCGGGTAAGTAA
- a CDS encoding energy transducer TonB family protein gives MATEYREEHRREALIGTVLIHAALAALFIFTVFKGPDPPLETLGGDGVELNYGVDEVGSGDIQSQAPANESKNREDSRPPAAQPDPTPPRPVAQPDPTPPTQERVVTSEAEESPVTVPPVQKSAPVVREEVKPEPPRPKVDQRAVFTPKANSNTGGGNGVNGTSNAPTGNNNGDNPGTVGDKGDPRGTYGGTAYSGEPGSGGRGTSPGSGGLEMSGWAVVSKPNVAALDNNSGFVRYQIKINADGEVESVRKVSGNVSPAQDRACRDALERVEFRRTSAAEGGATGYYTFRFTVQ, from the coding sequence ATGGCAACTGAATATCGGGAAGAGCATCGTCGCGAAGCCTTAATCGGTACTGTGCTGATCCATGCCGCCCTGGCGGCGCTGTTCATCTTTACCGTGTTTAAGGGCCCAGATCCGCCCTTAGAGACATTGGGAGGCGATGGCGTGGAGCTAAACTATGGCGTTGATGAGGTTGGCTCCGGCGACATTCAAAGCCAGGCCCCGGCCAACGAATCAAAGAACCGGGAAGACAGCCGCCCGCCCGCCGCGCAGCCCGACCCCACGCCGCCTAGGCCAGTAGCGCAGCCTGACCCAACTCCTCCGACCCAGGAGCGGGTGGTGACCAGCGAAGCAGAGGAGAGCCCTGTAACCGTGCCGCCGGTGCAGAAGTCTGCCCCAGTGGTAAGGGAAGAAGTAAAGCCCGAGCCACCCCGCCCCAAAGTTGACCAGCGGGCCGTGTTTACGCCCAAAGCCAATAGCAATACCGGCGGGGGTAACGGGGTAAATGGCACCAGCAATGCACCCACCGGCAATAACAACGGCGACAACCCCGGCACCGTGGGCGACAAAGGTGACCCGCGCGGCACCTACGGCGGCACGGCCTACTCTGGCGAGCCGGGCAGTGGTGGTAGGGGTACCAGTCCTGGCTCCGGTGGCCTGGAAATGTCGGGGTGGGCAGTGGTGAGCAAGCCGAACGTGGCAGCGCTTGATAACAACTCAGGCTTTGTTCGATATCAGATCAAAATCAACGCTGATGGGGAAGTGGAGTCAGTGAGAAAGGTATCCGGCAACGTGTCACCGGCTCAGGACAGAGCCTGCCGCGATGCGCTGGAACGGGTAGAATTTCGCCGCACTAGCGCCGCCGAGGGCGGAGCAACCGGTTATTACACCTTCCGCTTTACAGTTCAGTAA
- a CDS encoding bifunctional folylpolyglutamate synthase/dihydrofolate synthase, producing MTYRETLDFLYNQLPMFQRVGEAGYKPGLGNTEALAELTGHPERTFPSVHVAGTNGKGSSSNLLAAVLQAAGYTVGLYTSPHLREFTERIKVNGEDLKPEYLVDWVARWWPQFQHVQPSFFEMCVALCFCYFAEQKVDIAVIEVGLGGRLDSTNIIRPLVSLITNISFDHQNLLGDTLPKIAGEKAGIIKSEVPAVISQTQPQVRSVFEEKAAAMHAPLQFADQEYHVEPIRPAAPDEDVQHLRVTRQGAPYLDNLELALAGDYQRLNLPGVLATIEALRQQGYTIPEEAVRTGLRDLRRLTGFRGRWTILSRQPLVVCDTGHNEAGLRFVTEQLARLPYQRLHFVLGVVNDKDVTKMLDLLPRDASYYFCQASIPRALPGAELAERAAAVGLHGQVYGPVAAAVAAARAAAGPDDVVFIGGSTFVVADIEEL from the coding sequence ATGACCTACCGCGAAACGCTCGACTTTCTTTACAACCAGCTTCCCATGTTTCAGCGGGTGGGAGAGGCGGGCTATAAGCCAGGGCTCGGGAATACGGAGGCATTAGCTGAGCTTACTGGCCACCCGGAGCGCACATTCCCGAGCGTGCACGTGGCCGGCACTAACGGCAAGGGCAGCAGCTCCAACCTGCTGGCGGCAGTGTTGCAGGCCGCAGGCTATACCGTAGGCTTGTATACCTCACCCCACTTGCGCGAGTTTACCGAACGCATAAAGGTCAATGGGGAGGATCTGAAGCCAGAATACTTAGTGGACTGGGTGGCCCGCTGGTGGCCCCAGTTTCAGCACGTGCAGCCCTCGTTTTTTGAAATGTGCGTGGCGCTTTGCTTTTGCTACTTTGCAGAGCAGAAAGTAGATATAGCGGTAATTGAGGTGGGCCTGGGTGGGCGGCTAGATTCTACCAACATTATCCGGCCGCTAGTTTCCCTGATTACCAATATCAGCTTCGACCACCAAAACCTGCTGGGCGATACGTTGCCCAAAATTGCAGGGGAGAAGGCCGGCATCATCAAGTCAGAAGTGCCCGCAGTCATCAGCCAGACCCAGCCCCAGGTACGCTCAGTGTTTGAAGAAAAAGCCGCTGCCATGCACGCACCCCTGCAGTTTGCCGATCAGGAATACCACGTGGAGCCAATCCGGCCCGCCGCGCCCGATGAGGATGTGCAGCACCTGCGCGTAACGCGCCAAGGCGCTCCTTACTTAGACAATCTGGAGCTGGCCTTGGCCGGTGACTATCAACGCCTGAACTTGCCCGGAGTGCTAGCAACTATCGAAGCCCTGCGGCAACAGGGCTATACAATTCCGGAAGAAGCGGTGCGCACTGGCCTTCGCGACCTGCGCCGTCTAACAGGCTTCCGCGGCCGCTGGACCATACTGAGCCGCCAGCCCCTGGTGGTATGCGATACGGGCCACAATGAGGCTGGCCTCCGGTTTGTGACCGAGCAGCTGGCCCGGCTGCCGTACCAACGGCTTCACTTCGTGCTGGGCGTTGTCAATGACAAGGATGTTACCAAGATGTTGGATTTATTGCCCCGAGATGCTAGCTATTACTTCTGCCAAGCCAGTATTCCGCGGGCGCTGCCGGGAGCGGAGTTGGCTGAGCGAGCCGCGGCGGTAGGCCTTCATGGGCAGGTATACGGCCCGGTGGCGGCGGCTGTAGCCGCCGCCCGCGCCGCGGCCGGCCCCGATGATGTGGTCTTCATCGGAGGGAGTACCTTTGTGGTGGCCGATATTGAAGAACTCTAG
- the trmB gene encoding tRNA (guanosine(46)-N7)-methyltransferase TrmB gives MSRIKLKRFADNAGRHDIVEPGKDNYQQLGGRWHEQFFQNQNPITLEVGCGKGEYTVGLAERYPERNFLGLDIKGDRIWRGSRRAEALGLSNVGFVRTRAHDLLTHFAAGELHEIWITFPDPRPRDRDIKRRLTSPRFLSLYQQLLRPGGLVHLKTDNESLFDYSLETVQQRPGATILAYTKDLYATPELLPHAEDIVTNFESKYRAQGVPIKYLQFQLS, from the coding sequence GTGAGTCGAATCAAACTAAAGCGCTTCGCCGACAATGCCGGCCGTCATGATATTGTAGAGCCCGGCAAAGACAATTACCAACAACTGGGTGGGCGCTGGCACGAGCAGTTTTTTCAGAACCAGAATCCTATTACCCTGGAGGTAGGCTGCGGCAAAGGGGAGTACACCGTAGGTCTGGCCGAACGCTACCCCGAGCGCAACTTCCTGGGCCTCGACATAAAAGGCGACCGAATCTGGCGGGGCAGCCGCCGGGCCGAAGCGCTAGGCCTCTCCAACGTGGGGTTTGTGCGCACTCGGGCCCACGACCTGCTCACGCATTTCGCCGCCGGCGAGCTGCACGAGATTTGGATAACCTTTCCCGACCCTCGCCCGCGCGACCGGGATATTAAGCGCCGCTTAACGTCGCCGCGCTTCCTGAGCCTGTATCAACAATTGCTACGCCCGGGTGGACTGGTTCATCTCAAAACCGACAACGAAAGTCTGTTTGATTATTCTCTGGAAACGGTGCAGCAGCGCCCCGGTGCTACTATTCTGGCCTACACTAAAGATTTATACGCTACTCCCGAGCTTTTGCCCCACGCTGAGGATATTGTGACAAACTTCGAAAGTAAATACCGCGCTCAGGGCGTGCCCATCAAGTATCTCCAGTTTCAGTTAAGCTAG
- a CDS encoding maleylpyruvate isomerase N-terminal domain-containing protein: protein MQALSILTTAHLFPVLDEHLLQCLRGLTELEWERPTVAPQWRVRDVALHLLDGNLRTLSMLRDGHFGGPPPRSTAYPDVVTFLNELNAGWVHAGQRLSPAIITWLLELSGAAYCQYMATLDPLGPAVFPVAWAGETQSANWFHIARDYTEKWHHQQQIRLAVGQEAALFTRELCHPFLATCVRALPHQYRGLAAPAGTTIRFTVSGPAGDAWQLQRVGYTWELGQAGTEAVDTAVLIAPEIAWRLFTKSLPEQQARQQLVVRGERAWAEPVYSLLAVMA, encoded by the coding sequence ATGCAAGCCCTATCCATTCTCACCACTGCTCACTTATTTCCTGTGCTGGATGAGCACCTACTGCAGTGTTTACGGGGGCTCACAGAGTTAGAATGGGAGAGGCCTACGGTGGCCCCGCAGTGGCGGGTGCGCGATGTAGCGCTGCATTTACTTGACGGTAACCTGAGAACCTTATCCATGCTGCGGGATGGGCATTTTGGCGGCCCACCGCCCCGTAGCACCGCTTACCCCGATGTAGTTACCTTTCTGAACGAGCTGAATGCCGGTTGGGTGCATGCGGGCCAGCGGCTCAGCCCGGCAATTATTACGTGGCTCTTAGAGCTGAGTGGGGCCGCCTACTGCCAGTATATGGCTACCCTTGACCCACTGGGGCCGGCGGTATTTCCGGTGGCCTGGGCCGGAGAAACTCAGTCGGCCAACTGGTTTCACATTGCCCGCGACTACACCGAGAAGTGGCATCATCAGCAGCAGATCAGGTTGGCGGTGGGCCAAGAGGCTGCATTATTTACCCGTGAGCTGTGCCATCCTTTCCTGGCTACCTGCGTGCGGGCCTTACCCCACCAGTACCGGGGCCTTGCGGCACCAGCAGGCACTACCATCCGCTTCACCGTAAGTGGCCCCGCCGGTGATGCGTGGCAGCTGCAACGGGTAGGCTACACGTGGGAGTTGGGCCAGGCGGGCACCGAAGCCGTGGATACTGCAGTACTAATTGCCCCCGAAATTGCGTGGCGCCTCTTCACCAAAAGCCTCCCTGAGCAGCAGGCAAGGCAACAACTTGTGGTACGTGGGGAGCGGGCTTGGGCTGAGCCAGTTTACTCGCTGCTGGCCGTAATGGCGTAA
- the mnmA gene encoding tRNA 2-thiouridine(34) synthase MnmA: protein MNTTKGRVLVAMSGGIDSSVAAVMLHEQGYEVVGMTMKTWDYASAGGSKKETGCCSLDSINDARQIAVDLGFPHYIIDIRDEFGDFVISNFTEEYLAGRTPNPCVLCNTHIKWDALLRRADQLGCEFIATGHYAQVRHENGRYVISKGLDDNKDQSYALWGVTQESLARTLFPLGQLRKTAIYDFARERGFTELVNKPESYEICFIPDNDYRGFLRRRVPGLEERVAGGEFVLRNGTVVGKHEGYPFYTIGQRKGLGVALGFPAYVTAIDPETNRVVLGNFEDLASTRTVVGKLNMGKFASLEGRGLVPSITKIRYNHDGAPAFLEQKGDKIYVYFEEAVHAVTPGQAAVFYEGEDVLGGGWIERHTIGEIPEPTELVADAQ from the coding sequence ATGAATACTACGAAAGGACGGGTGCTGGTTGCCATGAGCGGCGGCATCGACAGCTCAGTGGCAGCCGTGATGCTCCACGAGCAAGGCTATGAGGTGGTCGGGATGACCATGAAAACCTGGGACTACGCCTCGGCGGGCGGCAGCAAGAAGGAAACCGGGTGCTGCTCCCTCGATAGCATCAACGACGCCCGCCAGATTGCTGTTGATCTGGGCTTCCCACACTACATCATTGACATCCGCGACGAGTTTGGAGACTTTGTTATCTCCAACTTCACTGAAGAATACTTGGCTGGCCGTACGCCCAATCCGTGCGTACTCTGCAACACACATATTAAGTGGGATGCGCTACTGCGCCGGGCCGATCAGCTCGGTTGCGAATTCATTGCCACGGGCCACTACGCCCAAGTTCGGCATGAGAATGGCCGCTACGTCATCAGCAAAGGCCTCGACGATAACAAAGATCAAAGCTATGCCCTCTGGGGAGTAACTCAAGAGAGCTTGGCGCGCACGCTGTTTCCGCTAGGCCAGTTACGTAAAACGGCCATCTATGACTTCGCCCGGGAGCGGGGCTTCACGGAGCTGGTCAACAAGCCGGAGAGCTACGAAATCTGCTTTATCCCCGATAACGACTACCGGGGGTTCCTGCGGCGGCGGGTGCCGGGCCTGGAGGAGCGCGTAGCGGGCGGCGAGTTTGTACTGCGCAACGGCACCGTGGTGGGCAAGCACGAGGGCTATCCGTTTTATACCATCGGGCAGCGCAAGGGCCTGGGGGTGGCGTTAGGTTTCCCCGCCTACGTTACCGCCATCGACCCTGAAACCAACCGCGTGGTGCTTGGCAACTTTGAGGATCTGGCCAGCACCCGTACGGTGGTGGGCAAGCTCAACATGGGCAAGTTTGCTTCGTTGGAGGGCCGCGGACTGGTGCCCAGTATCACCAAAATCCGGTATAACCACGACGGCGCCCCGGCATTTCTGGAGCAGAAAGGCGACAAAATCTACGTCTACTTTGAAGAGGCCGTGCACGCCGTAACCCCCGGGCAAGCCGCTGTATTTTATGAGGGCGAAGATGTGCTGGGGGGCGGCTGGATTGAACGTCACACCATTGGCGAAATACCAGAGCCCACAGAGCTGGTTGCTGATGCCCAATAG
- a CDS encoding S8 family serine peptidase has translation MRLPHLLLVATLWTGTLPASAAASGPHHPPSATAVPAGTVRKHLVYFRDKASSPYSTSQPLAYLSARAVQRRQRQNIAILPRDLPVNPTYVQQVKAVAGAQLWYTSRWFNAAVVSCDSATLAQLQTLPCVQTIKTVNRGLPGSRKRDGADQEPAEQSRGTRAEYGPAYTQAKMIGAVEMHDAGFRGEGMQIAVFDAGFPGVNTTAPFASLRAENRLGSVFNFVDKNQQVFLRNNHGTNCLSTMAANQPGFYVGTAPKATYHLFITEDVTSEHPVEEVNWLIAAEYADSVGVDVISSSLGYTTFDYPSIDYTTNDLNGQTALSTKAATIAARVGMLVVNSAGNEGANSWRHVTAPADADSILTVGAVDSLLNRAGFSSVGPTADGRIKPNLSAMGQQTAIITPSGTATRGNGTSFSCPVLAGMAAGFWQANPTLTAQQVLRFLERSGSRASMPNDEIGYGIPHFVRAYNLANPSTPLAASPAAPRQELYIYPNPSKDNELFLQLAEAFRSKPLHIRIYDARGGLVNEQQLAATSASEVRLTPLQLPKGVYTCSVTAGKQQRTVRFVKL, from the coding sequence ATGCGCCTTCCTCACTTATTGCTTGTTGCAACACTGTGGACGGGTACGCTGCCAGCGTCAGCTGCAGCATCCGGACCGCACCACCCGCCCTCCGCTACTGCCGTGCCAGCTGGCACCGTGCGCAAACATTTGGTTTACTTTCGCGACAAGGCCAGTTCGCCTTACAGCACCAGTCAGCCCCTGGCCTACTTATCGGCGCGGGCGGTGCAGCGGCGGCAACGGCAGAACATCGCCATTCTCCCCCGCGACTTGCCCGTGAATCCTACGTACGTGCAGCAGGTAAAGGCCGTGGCGGGTGCCCAGCTGTGGTATACCTCCCGCTGGTTTAATGCGGCCGTCGTTTCCTGTGACTCAGCTACCCTGGCCCAGCTCCAGACGCTGCCGTGCGTGCAAACCATCAAGACGGTAAACCGGGGCCTGCCGGGTTCACGCAAGCGCGACGGAGCCGACCAGGAACCGGCTGAACAAAGCCGTGGTACCCGCGCCGAGTACGGTCCGGCCTACACCCAGGCCAAAATGATTGGGGCCGTTGAGATGCACGATGCGGGCTTCCGCGGCGAAGGCATGCAGATAGCCGTATTTGATGCGGGGTTTCCGGGCGTGAATACTACGGCGCCTTTTGCCTCGCTTCGCGCTGAGAACCGGTTGGGCAGTGTATTCAATTTTGTGGATAAAAACCAGCAGGTATTTCTGCGCAACAACCACGGCACTAATTGCCTCTCCACCATGGCCGCCAATCAGCCAGGGTTCTACGTTGGTACGGCCCCCAAAGCCACGTACCACCTGTTTATTACGGAGGACGTTACTTCCGAGCATCCGGTAGAGGAAGTGAATTGGTTGATAGCAGCTGAATACGCTGACTCCGTGGGTGTTGATGTCATCAGCTCCTCTTTAGGGTACACTACCTTCGATTACCCCTCCATTGATTACACCACGAATGATTTGAACGGGCAAACTGCTCTTTCCACTAAGGCCGCAACTATTGCGGCGCGGGTAGGCATGCTGGTAGTAAACAGCGCCGGTAACGAAGGGGCCAATTCCTGGCGGCATGTCACGGCTCCCGCCGACGCCGACTCAATCCTTACCGTTGGGGCCGTTGACTCATTGCTGAACCGTGCCGGCTTTAGCTCCGTGGGGCCTACCGCCGATGGGCGCATCAAGCCTAACCTTTCGGCCATGGGCCAGCAAACGGCCATCATTACGCCTTCGGGCACCGCTACGCGTGGTAATGGCACTTCCTTCTCGTGCCCAGTGCTAGCGGGCATGGCAGCCGGTTTCTGGCAGGCAAATCCCACCTTGACGGCTCAGCAAGTGCTCCGATTTCTGGAACGATCGGGCTCCCGGGCCAGCATGCCCAATGATGAAATAGGGTATGGCATTCCTCATTTTGTGCGGGCCTATAACCTGGCTAATCCCAGTACACCCCTGGCCGCCTCACCTGCTGCCCCCCGCCAGGAACTATACATTTATCCCAATCCTAGTAAGGATAATGAGCTGTTTCTGCAGCTAGCCGAAGCATTCCGCAGCAAGCCCTTGCACATTCGTATTTATGATGCGCGTGGCGGATTGGTAAATGAGCAACAGCTGGCGGCCACAAGCGCTAGTGAAGTGCGCTTAACGCCTTTACAGCTGCCTAAGGGAGTGTACACCTGCTCAGTAACCGCTGGCAAGCAGCAGCGCACGGTGCGTTTTGTGAAGCTATAG
- the rpe gene encoding ribulose-phosphate 3-epimerase, whose protein sequence is MNPTRRMAPLLAPSLLAADFGNLQSETERLANSAADWLHFDVMDGRFVPNISFGMPILQAVHRYAKQPIDVHLMIEEPQHYLAAFRDAGATNLTVHYEACTHLHRVVQQIKQLGCRAGVALNPHTPVWVLEDIAADLDLVLVMSVNPGFGGQTFIPNTLRKVAALKELLVDSGSQALIEIDGGVTLDNAGALVEAGADVLVAGSFVFNSADPIATLAEMRQQLTALTESGDQD, encoded by the coding sequence ATGAACCCTACTCGTCGTATGGCCCCGCTGTTGGCCCCATCACTTCTGGCCGCTGATTTTGGCAATCTGCAATCCGAAACCGAGCGCCTGGCTAATAGCGCCGCCGACTGGCTGCACTTCGACGTAATGGATGGGCGCTTCGTACCAAATATTTCCTTTGGTATGCCCATTTTGCAGGCCGTGCACCGGTATGCCAAGCAGCCCATCGACGTGCACCTCATGATTGAAGAGCCCCAGCATTACCTGGCCGCTTTCCGCGATGCAGGTGCCACCAACCTTACGGTGCATTACGAAGCGTGTACGCACCTGCACCGGGTAGTGCAGCAAATCAAACAGCTGGGTTGTCGGGCCGGAGTGGCCTTGAATCCGCACACGCCGGTTTGGGTGCTGGAAGATATTGCCGCCGACCTTGATCTGGTGCTGGTAATGTCCGTGAACCCGGGGTTTGGTGGCCAGACCTTCATCCCGAACACCCTGAGAAAAGTGGCGGCTCTGAAAGAGCTACTGGTAGATAGTGGCTCACAGGCGCTAATTGAAATTGATGGGGGCGTAACCCTCGACAATGCCGGCGCCTTGGTTGAAGCCGGCGCCGATGTGCTGGTAGCCGGCTCCTTCGTGTTTAACTCCGCTGACCCTATTGCGACCCTGGCAGAAATGCGCCAGCAGCTAACGGCGCTAACGGAATCCGGCGACCAGGACTAA
- a CDS encoding TonB-dependent receptor gives MLRHYLSRHVFRLQLLGHPLSAMALLCTVAAPAAVAQQPERVVVSGTLLDAAGNPLDQVSVGVEGQPGGTTSDELGHFSLSVPRATGAQVLVVRRLGYKTQRIPLALTEQRDLHLTLTEDTRSLGNVTVRGNSDAVNTREQVSILTLDPRTAKVIPSPFGDFNAILKTLPGVTSTNELTSTYSVRGGNYEENLVYVNGFEIYRPFLVTAAAQEGLSFINPDLVNRVEFSTGGWQPRFGDKLSSVLNIDYKQPTRFGASASASLVGGTAHVEATSPNKRISYLTGIRYKNATTVLRSQEQQQGVYNPTFYDGQSLITVALGPQDNPARTSLGILNTFAHNDYRFSPDNGESTFSTSVNQYTRLKIGYKGLERMQYDTYQGGLNLRHNIRPDLQVEVLAGLLYSREFEYRDVEASYSLGEVNTDPDSQDFNKTARERDLGSRFSHSRNYLTARIATLETRGAWTPAQAYTVRWGLKVGREKIDDILDEYSFADSAGFVPDARRTRLRSNLNLESTRYQGYAQHTIAFDSLRTLTYGARVNYWTVNGQFTVSPRVQYSFISPSRPNVSWKAAAGVYVQPPFYRELRAQIGAPQEQTGFLNPDLRAQRSLHFIVGNEVRFKQWDRPFKFTGEAYYKHLTDVVPYDIDNVRLRYFAKNNARAYAAGIDTRVSGEFVKGVESWFSLGLLTTRENVDGDSVTTYDGNTPTGRVPKGYIRRPSDQRINLGVFFQDNLPGIPSVKGYVNLVFGSGLPFSPPGLPDLRGTSKLTRSYKRVDMGFSKVLVLRTSLPDQDAAQPIRLESLWLGLEILNILGADNIAGYNYLQDLNGQIYSVPNFLSQRVVNLRAIVRF, from the coding sequence ATGCTGCGCCATTACCTCTCCCGCCACGTTTTCCGGCTTCAGCTGCTAGGCCACCCGCTGAGCGCCATGGCGCTGCTCTGCACAGTTGCCGCCCCGGCCGCCGTGGCTCAGCAGCCTGAGCGGGTGGTGGTGAGCGGTACCTTGCTCGATGCGGCGGGCAACCCCCTTGATCAGGTGAGCGTGGGAGTGGAGGGCCAGCCCGGTGGCACCACCTCCGATGAGCTAGGCCACTTTTCCCTCAGTGTGCCCCGCGCTACGGGTGCGCAGGTGCTTGTTGTGCGGCGGCTGGGGTATAAAACGCAGCGTATTCCGCTGGCTTTAACGGAGCAGCGGGATCTACACCTCACCCTAACCGAAGATACCCGCTCCCTGGGCAACGTGACCGTGCGCGGCAACTCCGACGCGGTAAACACCCGTGAGCAGGTAAGCATATTGACCCTGGACCCACGCACCGCCAAGGTCATACCTTCGCCTTTCGGCGACTTTAATGCCATTCTCAAAACCTTGCCTGGCGTTACCAGTACAAATGAGCTGACCAGCACATACTCCGTTAGGGGCGGCAACTACGAGGAAAACCTCGTGTACGTAAACGGCTTTGAGATATACCGGCCGTTTCTGGTAACAGCTGCTGCCCAGGAAGGCTTGAGCTTTATCAACCCCGATCTGGTCAACCGGGTAGAGTTTTCCACCGGCGGCTGGCAGCCCAGGTTCGGTGATAAGCTCTCCTCGGTGCTTAATATCGACTACAAGCAGCCCACGCGGTTTGGGGCTTCGGCTTCGGCCAGCCTGGTAGGCGGTACGGCTCACGTGGAAGCCACTTCTCCCAACAAGCGCATCAGCTATCTGACGGGTATCCGGTATAAAAACGCTACTACGGTGCTTCGGTCACAAGAGCAGCAGCAGGGGGTATATAACCCTACCTTTTACGACGGCCAAAGCCTGATTACCGTGGCCCTGGGCCCGCAAGATAACCCCGCGCGTACCTCACTGGGAATATTAAATACGTTTGCGCACAACGACTACCGCTTTAGCCCCGATAATGGCGAAAGCACCTTTAGTACGTCAGTAAATCAATACACCCGCCTCAAGATTGGCTATAAGGGCCTGGAGCGGATGCAGTATGACACCTACCAGGGTGGGCTCAACCTGCGCCATAACATCCGGCCCGATTTGCAGGTGGAGGTGCTGGCCGGGCTGCTGTATTCGCGCGAGTTTGAGTACCGCGACGTGGAGGCCAGCTATAGTTTGGGCGAAGTTAACACCGACCCGGATTCTCAAGATTTCAACAAGACAGCCCGAGAGCGTGATCTGGGGAGCCGCTTTAGCCACTCCCGCAACTACCTAACGGCTCGGATAGCTACGCTGGAAACCCGCGGCGCCTGGACGCCCGCACAGGCCTACACCGTTAGGTGGGGCTTGAAAGTGGGCCGGGAGAAAATAGATGATATTCTGGATGAATATAGCTTCGCCGATTCTGCGGGCTTTGTGCCCGACGCCCGACGCACCCGCCTGCGCTCCAACCTGAACCTGGAAAGTACCCGCTACCAAGGGTACGCCCAGCACACCATTGCCTTTGATTCTCTGCGCACTCTCACGTATGGGGCACGGGTGAACTACTGGACGGTAAATGGCCAGTTTACTGTTAGCCCCCGGGTGCAGTATTCGTTTATCAGCCCGAGCCGGCCCAATGTGTCGTGGAAAGCGGCGGCAGGCGTGTATGTGCAGCCGCCATTTTATCGGGAGTTGCGGGCTCAGATTGGAGCACCCCAAGAGCAAACGGGTTTCTTAAACCCAGACCTGCGCGCCCAGCGCTCCTTACACTTTATTGTGGGCAACGAGGTACGGTTTAAGCAGTGGGACCGGCCTTTCAAGTTTACGGGCGAGGCCTACTACAAGCACCTGACCGATGTAGTACCCTACGATATTGACAATGTGCGTCTGCGCTACTTCGCCAAAAACAACGCTCGTGCTTACGCGGCGGGTATTGATACCCGGGTGAGTGGGGAGTTTGTGAAGGGAGTGGAGTCCTGGTTTAGCCTGGGGCTGCTCACCACCCGCGAAAACGTAGACGGAGACTCCGTTACTACCTATGACGGCAATACACCCACGGGCCGGGTACCGAAGGGATACATTCGGCGCCCCTCAGACCAGCGCATAAACCTCGGCGTATTCTTCCAGGATAATCTACCGGGAATACCCTCTGTGAAAGGCTACGTGAATCTTGTGTTTGGCAGTGGCCTGCCCTTTAGCCCCCCCGGTTTGCCGGACCTGCGAGGTACCAGTAAGCTTACCCGCAGCTACAAGCGAGTGGATATGGGTTTCTCGAAGGTACTGGTGTTACGTACCAGTCTGCCCGATCAGGATGCGGCCCAACCTATCCGCCTCGAAAGCCTATGGCTGGGACTCGAAATCCTCAATATTTTGGGAGCAGATAATATAGCAGGGTACAATTACCTCCAGGATCTGAACGGTCAGATATACTCCGTACCCAATTTTCTTTCGCAGCGCGTAGTAAATCTGCGGGCTATTGTGCGATTCTAG